A genomic region of Oryza glaberrima chromosome 1, OglaRS2, whole genome shotgun sequence contains the following coding sequences:
- the LOC127771202 gene encoding uncharacterized protein LOC127771202, which produces MQTSRTPTILSAVADESTAVIPSSCAPSLVHAPASVSAAARVGSGGSATDGAPGPRAARSHGGGPRAACDGVRLRRRPAAAVLGRLGDTVRQRRRPAAAVFSVAAHRAGLLAPRRLPRRPPFPSLPVSLDFFSDISIPGHLMQYGMARALDGRWMLKTEDGDELYLDLDEEVMMTLNKASLIRFVCPFHVDLLIHDERAISFGWCDSDMRLVLLVNVTVTCLFC; this is translated from the exons ATGCAGACGAGTAGGACTCCGACCATCCTCTCCGCCGTCGCAGACGAGTCGACTGCAGTCATCCCCTCCTCCTGCGCTCCATCCTTGGTACATGCGCCGgcctccgtctccgccgccgccagggtTGGGAGCGGCGGATCTGCCACCGACGGTGCTCCCGGGCCTAGGGCGGCCAGATCGCACGGCGGCGGTCCTCGGGCGGCTTgcgacggcgtgcggctgcGTCGACGGCCAGCGGCGGCAGTTCTCGGGCGGCTCGGCGACACCGTGCGGCAGCGTCGACGGCCTGCAGCGGCGGTCTTCTCCGTCGCCGCTCACCGCGCCGGCTTGCTCGCCCCTCGCCGCTTGCCGCGCCGACCTCCGTTTCCGTCACTGCCGG TTTCACTTGATTTCTTCAGTGATATAAGCATTCCTGGGCACTTGATGCAGTATGGCATGGCTAG GGCGCTAGATGGTAGGTGGATGCTGAAGACTGAAGATGGTGATGAGCTCTATCTTGATTTAGATGAAGAG GTAATGATGACATTGAACAAGGCGTCCTTGATAAG GTTTGTCTGCCCTTTTCATGTCGACTTGCTGATTCATGATGAGAGGGCTATATCTTTTGGTTGGTGTGATTCAGACATGCGACTTGTTTTGTTAGTGAATGTGACTGTAACTTGTTTATTTTGCTAG